One region of Carassius gibelio isolate Cgi1373 ecotype wild population from Czech Republic chromosome A1, carGib1.2-hapl.c, whole genome shotgun sequence genomic DNA includes:
- the LOC128013048 gene encoding calcipressin-1-like isoform X2 has product MHLKTTKCNSYCLVATLVDHEIFCQPQIREQFEALFREFDPSTSFQFFKSFRRVRINFTNALAAAEARVKLHKSDFNGKEMRLYFAQVVHIGSPRLEPPKPEKQFLISPPASPPVGWAQSQDAMPVVNYDLLCAVTKLGPGEQYELHTGTTNTPSVIVHVCEDDSSDGEDETAEGSKRMRPKIIQTRRPDYVPSVNQ; this is encoded by the exons ATGCATCTTAAGACTACAAAGTGCAACAGCTACTGCCTGGTGGCCACACTGGTGGACCATGAGATATTCTGTCAGCCACAGATTCGG GAGCAGTTTGAGGCTTTGTTCCGTGAGTTTGATCCAAGCACGTCCTTCCAGTTCTTTAAAAGCTTCAGACGGGTTCGGATCAACTTCACCAATGCCCTGGCAGCAGCCGAGGCCAGAGTCAAACTCCATAAGAGCGACTTCAATGGAAAGGAGATGCGTCTGTATTTTGCTCAG GTGGTACATATTGGCAGTCCTCGCCTTGAGCCTCCTAAACCAGAGAAGCAGTTCCTAATTTCTCCTCCGGCATCACCACCTGTTGGCTGGGCACAGTCGCAGGATGCTATGCCAGTCGTCAACTATGACCTACTGTGTGCCGTGACTAAACTAGGGCCAG GAGAGCAGTATGAGCTCCACACTGGAACCACCAACACACCCAGTGTGATCGTACACGTGTGTGAGGACGACAGCTCAGACGGCGAAGATGAAACTGCAGAGGGCAGCAAACGCATGCGTCCCAAGATCATCCAGACCCGTCGCCCAGACTATGTCCCATCAGTGAACCAGTGA